From Orcinus orca chromosome 3, mOrcOrc1.1, whole genome shotgun sequence, a single genomic window includes:
- the SMIM3 gene encoding small integral membrane protein 3 translates to MDAISQVPMEVVLPKHILDIWVIVLIILATIVIMTSLLLCPATAVIIYRMRTHPVLNGAV, encoded by the coding sequence ATGGATGCCATCAGCCAGGTCCCCATGGAAGTCGTGCTCCCCAAGCACATCCTGGACATCTGGGTCATTGTCCTCATCATCCTGGCCACCATTGTCATCATGACCTCCTTGTTGCTGTGCCCGGCCACTGCGGTCATCATCTATCGCATGCGGACTCATCCTGTCCTCAATGGGGCCGTCTGA